The genomic segment TCCGGACCTCCCCGCTTGCTCCCGATCAGTGGGCCGATCCCAAGGCGGATCGGCCCACTGATCGCTCGCGGAACCGTTTGTTGCCCAAGCTGGAAGTCATCGACTGTTGCTCGCGGCGGGAGGACATCGACCATTCGCTTAGTTCCTGCTGCAATCGACCCAGACCCCTGCGAGCGACCCGCGGACTCATCCGCTCTGGGATGAGTCCGCGGGTCGGGAGCAAGTGGGGAGGTCCGGAGGGGTCCAACCCCTCCGGCGGGGTTTGGGGCCGAGCCCCAAGACGCCCTCCCGTCAGGGCGCCTTGAGCAAAGGCTCGGTCCCAATAAATAAAGGCCCGGGGACACGTCCCCCGGGCCTTCCCGTTGCTTGCATCACACGTAGCCGTTGTTAGCGGCTGACCACTTTGAACTCGCGGGCGTCGAAGTCGTCCACGGTGATCTTCTTGTGGAACTGGGCCTTGCCGTCGCCGTTGCCCACGTACATGTACCACGTGCCGGCCGGCAGCTTGAGATCGAAGTTGCCGAAGTCGTCGGCCGTCGCGTACTGGCGGACGGTAGAATCGGCCGCGCTCACGAAGACGAGCTTCGCCCCGGCCCGCGGGGTGATTTGGTCGTTTTGGACCACTTCGCCACGCAGAACAGCCGGACCGCTACGGGAGGTCGTCCGGGCGTTGATGGTGCCCGTGTATGGACGGGACTGTTGCGAAGTCCGCGGCATCGAACCGGGAATCGTCGGGAGCCCTTGCGGCGCGATCGTGCCCCCAGTTTCCGGCATCACCGACGGCGGGTTCTGACGCAGTTCGTCGATCCGCGGCGACGCCCCGCTGGCGGCCGGCGCGTCGCAAGTCGCGCAATCGTAGGTCTTCGTGGTCGGCCCGTAGTAGGTGTAAACGGGTCTCTTTTCGCAGACCTTCCGCTGCACCTGGACCGGAACCATCTGCATCCGTTCGACGACTTTCATGACCGTGTTGCATTCTTCCTTGCGCACGTAGCTCGTCCGCGGGACGGTCACTTGCTGGCTGCAGCCGCTGCACGGATCGTAGTAGCTGCGCTGGGTGTACGTCGTCACCGGGTCCCAGTAATAGCTCTTCACCTGGACCGGAACTTCGACCCGTTCGATCTGCTGCTTCATCACCGTGACGGGTTCGTAATAGCAGCGCTGTTCGTACTGAACAGTGGTCGGCGCCGGGGCGGGCGCCGAGTAGTAGCTGGTCTTCGGCTTCGGCTTGCAGTCCCAACAGCAGACCTGGAACACGTTGTCCCAGCCGGCGTTCGCGGGGGCGGCCGTGAAAGCGAGCCCGGCGACGGTGAGGACCGGGGCGACCGCGCGAGCGGCCAAACGCAAAAAGTGTGTCATGGGTGTCTATCTCCGGGCGGGTGGGTAATCCCGGCGGTCGTACCGCCGCGGCCCGTAACACCGGGGCAACGCCCGGTCCAAACGTATCGATACTTTAGCCTAATTTTTGTTCCGCGCGACACAATCTCTTTTTTCCAACGGCGAAACCGGACGAACCGTCCTCGCGCGTTACCACCGGCATTTCTTGTACATTTGACACGGTTTTCCCAGACTCATAGGCTTGCCCAGTTGAAGGACAGCATGAGTCGTACCGCGAATTGCAAAAATGTGTGCTGTCAGAGCGGAATCGAACAAAAAGACCAGTACGGCTTCTCGAACCGGACGAGCTTACCACTTTCGACGGCAGCTGCTTGCTAATAACCCGGACGACCGAAAAAATCGAAATAACAGAAGCAAATACCCTCAATGAGTCAGAAACCTGGCAGTTTGCCCAGACTGGAGCCCGAGTCGGGTCGCATGCGAACCCGACTCGGGCGAGTGGGATTACGCGACCGCCTTCACGGCCGCCAGCGCGGCGTCGTAGTCCGGGTGGGAGGTCACTTCCTTAACGTACTCGGCGTGGGTCACTTTGCCGGTCTTGTCCACGACGAACACGGCCCGGGCGAGCAAGCCCAGAGGCAGTCCCTCGATCAGCACGCCCCAGTTCTTGCCGAACGATTGGTCGTGAACGTCCGACAGGGTCGCCATGTGCTTGATGCCCTCGGTCCCGCAGAACCGCTTCTGGGCGAACGGCAGGTCCAGGCTCACCGTGTACGACGCGACGGTGTCGCCCAGGGCCGCGACCCCTTCTTCAAATTTCTTCGTCTGGAGGCTGCAGACGGGCGTGTCCAGGGAAGGGACGACGCTGAAGAGCCGGGCCTTGGCCGGCGTGTCCGCGAGCGTGACGGCCGCGAGGCCGTTGTTCAGGGTCTTGAAATCCGGCGCCTTGTCCCCGACTTTGACGTGCGGGCCGACCAGGGTGACGGGGCCGCCTTTGAAGGTGACTTCG from the Fimbriiglobus ruber genome contains:
- the tpx gene encoding thiol peroxidase, with the translated sequence MEKRTSEVTFKGGPVTLVGPHVKVGDKAPDFKTLNNGLAAVTLADTPAKARLFSVVPSLDTPVCSLQTKKFEEGVAALGDTVASYTVSLDLPFAQKRFCGTEGIKHMATLSDVHDQSFGKNWGVLIEGLPLGLLARAVFVVDKTGKVTHAEYVKEVTSHPDYDAALAAVKAVA